From Arachis hypogaea cultivar Tifrunner chromosome 3, arahy.Tifrunner.gnm2.J5K5, whole genome shotgun sequence:
CATTTTTGAGATCTAGATTAAATCTCTTCGTAAATCTAATCAATCTAATTCTATTTAAGTGTATAAGATATACATAGCAAATTAAATTAGTCTAATTCGATTTATTATGTATCTAATTCTTGAGAATTTATTGGGCGAATATATTTTAGCACACTGTATATATTTGgaaatacttatttaaaaaaaaaaagataaatctcattaattttgttcaaaattattatttagtCGTGTCAACTTTTATGTAATAGAAAACTTgaattgataaataatttttcgTTACCTTTTCTCCATCCCTTTGCAATACTTTTTAGGCCAAGTAATTGCACGAAAAAACTTGAGACCCATGACAAGGGTTATTATATATAATCTAGTACAATAGTTGGTACGTagaaataatattaacaataGGAGAGTGAAACATTAACAGAGTTTAATCAATACATGTAGTCATCATCATAGATCACATGGTTTCGATTCCTCTTTGCTCTGGCTACTCTCTCATTCTGCATAACAAACAAGGCAAATAATGTTAATATATTTATGACTAAAATGTTGTTCCAAGGTTAAATTATATTTGGAAAACTCATGGATTCTCAGCTTTGTTTGGATAAACATAGCAGTGGCAAAAGTCATTGTAGAAAATGTGATGGTGATAATTTCACTTACAAGTATACAAGCATACAGGATGCATAAGAGTTACAATGGTTAAGATTTTGTTGTTTCtaattcacaatattccttttgcCAACTGCTAGTTATAAGTTGTTAGACTTAGTTTCATTCTCTTACTTTCTAATTTCTATTACTCTCAAAATAATATGAAGGGTTATACTACGGTGTacacagtataaaatatatactggAATATAAATATtcgttgaaaataaattaaaccacacatgtatttatacacaaatacattggtggctaattttaatggctgattttggtgtacaaataacattttacCTTGGTTATAAGTCTTTCAAATGCTTCTGTACCATGCTGATTCATGTATCTCTCAGCAGCGGTTAGAACATCATCTGGTTGGTTGAATATGTTGTTCTTGCGCGGGAAACACCACATTTGAGAAGCTTGAGGGACTCGGATTTGCGGGTTCATGTAGAAGGGCCTTATGTAATTTCCATAAACAGTTGCTGCGCCGTTGAACTGAGGCAGAACCAGCCAGCAACTGAATATCAACTTGGCATACGGCCAAATGGGAAGCCTGACATTACCATATGGTTTTATAAATAAGAAATTCTAGATGACCAACAATTGACTAACACATCAAACTTTTAATATTCTATGTTTCTTACACGGTATGAGAAGATTATATGGCAAGAATGTGGCAATAATGAATtagttgattaattaattaaggaGGGAGCTTACACTTGAAGAACTTTGGCAAATGTGATCTCAAAGAGGGTCATCAAAGAGTAAAGAACCCAGTAGGTAAGCCATTGTTGATAATGAGTATGAGACCTTGTCTCTATGGCCCTAATGGAAGCATGTCTAAGGCAAAAACAGCAAAAATaagatgataaataataatatagattggtgaaagaagaaaaggagaaaaCTTACAAGGGGTAAACAAGGGTGACGAAGGGGCTGCACAAAAATGCcaaacataataattaaaataaaaataagagtatTGGTTAAGAAATAATTAAGAGGAAGAGAAGCAGAGAGATACAGAGCAAGAACATCGAAGTTCCTGAAGAGAACTTGGAGAAGGTTGTTTCCAGAAGCACCCATGTGTGGAAGTGAGGAACAGAGAAGGGGAAAGAGTGATTTCTTGCGTGCTCTCGCGGAAAATAATCTCATTCTAAAGTGCGCCAAAGTTGCCATGCCCCTTACTTTTTGGACTTTGCCCTTCTGCACCACAATagaggattattattattattattattattattattattattattattattattattttaatagccAATATGctataatttaaatgacataatCTTCTTATACTCATCTGAAGATCATGAGTTCGACTCTCATTTCtaactttaatatatatatatatatatatatatattcgaattaaactttaagatctctctataattttattgatttgataactgattttatttaaaaattttacaattaACAATTGAAAAAGTAACAcgtgaatatataatttaaaaataatatttttgtaataagtTTATTAATCAGTAGTATATTGATAATTTTTTCTCAAATGTACGTATTTAGGAGTATCTAATGTTAACATTCTTGAATTTTTCATCCACAATATTATTTAGGTTAAATCATTAAAAGAATTATATGAGAACGGAAATATAAAAGTTTTTTACCACGACGGAAAgagtttaattcttatagttCTTACTCTCGCTCAATTAAAATctatttaatatgtattttaggctgaatagtaatttttttaataggaTAAGGTTGCAAAGTAATTTTAGTAcactaaagataaaaaatttgaaCCTCTATTTATACCTGGCTATTAGTTTTGATTAAATTCTGGAGACCcaaagaaataatatattttattttatttaatgacttatttcatttagtatttataataataaatgagatTATTTATATaagttatataatataaaataactaatgtgaatatttgattataattaattatatattttttataaataaattaaaaaattattattttctaacatccgaaattaaaaaatttatcaaatatttcttttaaaaaagttGCAACAAGAATTAAGGTGAACTCCATTTAAAGGTTTGTCACTTGTTTAAGCGAATGAGTGAACTGACTACtcaaccaacccaagttggtttgaTCAAGTTTTTGTCGGGTCTACAAACTTATGAGGTGTTTACTTAAGTGTAGAGGCCCATTGGGCTTTCGCATGGGTTATAGTTATACAGCATTGTTTAAGAAAGTGTTGGAAGTAATTCATATTCGCtggcccaaaaaaaaaagaagtaattcATATTAATTTTATATCCACATAAATGGACCACCGACCCAGACCCAAAAAGAAAAAACCCACGGCAGTAACAAGCTGCTACAATTCCACAAACTTCGGTAGTTCGGTGCATGCACTGCTGTGACATTTATATATTGAACATTGAATCAGATGTATGCGAACTTCCCTAGCTCCAATTTAGCTAATATATGTCAAAGGCATATCTTAAACTTATTAATAATACATTTATACCAGGTTAGAAAGAATAAAAAAGTAATTGAAAAATGATTTATGTGATACAATATAAAAGTGTATTTATAAgtgctaaaaaaataaaataataaaaatataatatcttataataaatatttaatagatatattaaataattataataaatactaattaattctaacatattttaatatgttagaaaaataagaaaaaatagtaaaaaaatatttgtgtgtatttaaattgtgtagaatgatatAATATAGAAGAATATTTATAAGtactaagagaatcgaaataataaatacataatatcctataataaatattcaaatatgttaaataattttaaataattttaataaatactaattaattttaatatattctaacatatattatatataataaaatatgaaaaaaatggtataaaaaataattttgtattattttcaaaatttaaactcaaaatcttttaatttagatataagtttatttttcattttaactaattaattttatttttataatttttacacatatttaataaataaaaaataaatcaataaatacaTTAACGCATAGTGTATTAATATATCATAAATGCATTACAATTTTAAACTTAACATATCTTAAGAccaacatattaaactattctttCACCTTAGCAcatgacaataataaaaaagtcaaacccaaaaaaatacataaattcggttctaattttagtctttattatcttatcttatctttatgttatcttcttatcttatctttattttttttttaggcAATGcactatatatatttaattttacctTCACAGTTCaatcaattcaatcaatcaaaaatcaataaaatttcttcatcttttctttttctattctttcacaattttatcataacaattcaatcaatcaaaaaatacaaagtataatatttttcatattttcttttcttattctttcatagTTTCATCTTTCCGTGAGAACCATGCTTCTTTTTCAACCTCCTCCCACAATGAATAATCAATTTTCTAATTTAGCTCAGAATCCAACTAATCTCTATTACATCCATCAAAGTAAAAATTCAACGTGTACTTGTGTTCTAACAGGAAACAACAATTATTCATGGAATAGTCACTATGGCCTGTCTGTGCCTTCTTCCAACAGTTCCATCTGCACTCTTATTGCGTTCCACACGCCTTCTTTTATTGTGCTCAACGTGTCCTCTTTTATTGCGCTTTACGCGCCCTCTGAATACCACTTTTATTGCGCCATACGTGCCTTTTAAAGATCAATCTTATCGCGCTCTACgcgtttttttataataataatattaagttGATTCTAGTACTTTAAAAGCTAATAAATGAatgttatttttcacaataaaatCCATAGGTCAGGTTTGACGGTTGGAGAGAGCCAGTGAACACTAACTTGACGCATTAAAAACAAGAATTTAAGCACTAACACAGACTAATCACTGAAACAATAGTATAATACAATTTATCATAGCTGGTCCtaatttatacactctcttcggCGTTTGCAGCCTCGACGTACTTCTTGCAGTACTCGATAACCTTCGCAAGGATCTTGCCGGTGACGTTGGAGAGAAGGATGCCGATGTCGGCGCAATCATAAAACGGAAAGAGTACATAAAGAATAcgtaaagataataaaattatgaaagaataaggaaaaaaaaaagatgaaaaaattttattaactgttgattgattgaaattgTAAACTAttaaggtaaaactaaatatatatagagagcATTAGCCTATAagagataaaagcaaataaagataagataaggataaataaagataagataataataaagactaaaataataactgaatttgtgtattttgttgggctgaatttgtgggccgtgagacttctttattgttgtcatgggctaaagtggaagagtggtttaatacgCCCCCGCAAGCTAGAGGATGAAAGGTGTCAAGAACACCAAGCTTATTCAGATTAAGATGGAAGGGTTGAAAAGACAAAGGCTTAGTGAAGATGTCAGCTAGCGgggagaagtttcatcactccaGCTTGAGCTTTTTGTCGAACCAAGTGACAATCAACCTCTAAATGTTTGGTTCGTTCATGAAAAATCGGGTTAGCAGCAATATGAAGAGCACTCTaattatcacaatataaaactaGTGGGCGGATAGGAGAGATGCATAAAAATCGTAACACATttagtatccattgaagttcacaagttgtgttAGCAAGTGCATGATATTCTACTTCAGTGGATGAGCGGGCAACGGTGGTTTGTTTCTTGGTCTTTCAAGAGACTAAAGAACtgcctaagaagaaacaataacctATTAAAGATTGCCGAGTATCAGGACATCCGGCCCAATCAGAGTCACTGAAATCGAGAAGCTGAATTTCTGATTTTCTTGGAAGAAAAAGTCCTTTGCTGGGGCTAGTTTTCAGATATTGTAACACATGTTTGGCagcttgaagatgagattcaGTAGGAGATACCATAAATTGACGTAATTGTTGAGTGGCATACATGATGTCCGGTCGAGTAGTGGTGAGATAGATAAGATGCCCAACCAAACGGCGATATACAAAAGGGTCAGATACTCAGATAGCAGGGGACTTTTGTCTTGATATAGTCTTGTGGTACTATCCATTGGAACAGAGGCAGGTTTAGCACCTAATAAACCAGAatcctccaaaagatcaagacaatATTTTCTTTGAGATAAGAAAATTCCCTTCGCTGATTGAGCAACATCAAtacccaaaaaaatattttttgtgggcCCAAGTCTTTAATTCGAAATTGTTGGTGCAAAGTAGACTTAATGACACCAAGTTCAGAAATGGAATTACCAATGAGAACAATGTCGTCAACATAGACTAGAAGGATCGAAATTTGAGCACCAGTGAATTTAACTAATAGACTATAATTAGATAAGGTCTGCTGATATCCATGAGatagcaaaagatgagaaagtttgTCATACCACATACGACTAGATTGTCGTAAACCATACAATGACTTTAGTAGCTTGCAGTATTGATTCGGTCGAGGAGATGTAAATCCGGGTGGCAGAGTCATATAAACATCCTCAGAAAGATCCCCATGTAAAAAAGTATTATTGACATCCAACTGATGTATGGACCAATACTTCATAGAAGCAATGCCAAAACTAATCTAATGGTGGCAGGCTTGACAACAGGGGAGAAAGTTTTCAAGAAATCAACACATTCAGTCTGAGTGAATTCTTTAGCCACAAGGCGTGCTTTATATCAATCAACTGAACCATCAGGCTTGCGTTTGATGCGATAGACCCATTTACAGCCAACCAGCTTAGCGCTTGCATGGCAATCAACAAGACGCCAAGTTTTGTTTAGCTCAAAAGCATCCAGCTCATCTTTCATAGCACTACGCCAATTAGAGTGTTGATTGACATCCTTAAAAGACTTTGACTCAACGTTAGAATGTAGAGATAAAAGAAACTTTTTatgtgaagatgaaagagaagaaaaagacatgaGTGAAGATAAAGGATACTTGCACTTTGAGGGAGATTGATTTGTAGAGGTGAGAGAGAATTTGCACAAGTAATCAGCGAGATATGTTGGAGGTCGGTGAAGCCGGTCAGAATGACGAGGATGGGGTTGCTCAGGTGGTGAAGAAGGTGACGGCGGATGAGGAGGTGATGGTGGACTGGTGTCTAGTGCGGAAGGAGAGAAGGGTGTGTGTGTTGAAAGAGATTCGGTGGTCACGGGTTCAACTTGGTTAGGAAACGACAGTGTGAAAAAAGGATAGGTTGTTGGAGAAATAAAGAATTAGATGGAGTTGGTTCAATGGGTATGGGTGAGGGTTCAACTGGAAGGGTTGGTGTTTTTGGGTTATGTGTATTGACTGAAAAATTGTTTGGTTCAGAATTTGCTGTTGGGTTAGAAGGAAAAATTGGGCCATTTGTGTGGACCAAAGAAAAGACTaattcataaaatataaaatttcaagAAATTTCAATCTTTTTGTCATCCAAAAGATAGATGATATATCCTTTAAAACCATCttgaaaaccaatgaaaacaccCTTTTTagcttttggatcaaattttgatctaTTTGTCATTAGggtagaaataaaacataaacatccaaaaactttaaagtcatgataatttggtggatgattaaataaaatctcaaatggtgctttaaaaataattgcaGATGATGGAACTCTATTAAGCAAATAAATAACATGTTAACAGTATAAGACCAAAAGGATAATgataaattagattgaaacataagagcacgagctatatttaaaatatgttgatgcttgcgttctactcgtccattttgttgaggggtttTAACACAACTATGTTGATGAATAATGCCCTTTGAAATataaaaatcatgtaaaataaattttgatccaTTATTAGAATGGACAGTTTTGACTTTAgagttgaattgtgtttcaactaaagtaataaaattctttacatgattttgcacttctccttttgattttaacaaaataagccatgtaaagcggctaaaatcatcaacaatagtaaaaaaatatttatgattatgaatagaattttgtcgaaac
This genomic window contains:
- the LOC112736074 gene encoding HVA22-like protein c; the protein is MRLFSARARKKSLFPLLCSSLPHMGASGNNLLQVLFRNFDVLALPFVTLVYPLHASIRAIETRSHTHYQQWLTYWVLYSLMTLFEITFAKVLQVLPIWPYAKLIFSCWLVLPQFNGAATVYGNYIRPFYMNPQIRVPQASQMWCFPRKNNIFNQPDDVLTAAERYMNQHGTEAFERLITKNERVARAKRNRNHVIYDDDYMY